In Helianthus annuus cultivar XRQ/B chromosome 9, HanXRQr2.0-SUNRISE, whole genome shotgun sequence, the following are encoded in one genomic region:
- the LOC110875678 gene encoding uncharacterized protein LOC110875678 yields the protein MKAYRAKCIAKKHVEGDYAEQYTVLRDYAHELIQQNPGTTVKIEVDANPNPGDNTRQFRRIYVCLAALKQRFKEIGRDFLGLDGAFMKGPFPGQLLSAVGVDCNNGIYPVSYAIVESENKESWTWFLEILGDDLGLGTYSNFTFIRILPAISKLFPCVEHRYCLRHIHENIKVTFKGDLYKEKLWKCACATTVPELGIAMDELKAFNKKAHLWLSKIPPLHWSRAYFSGRAVSDIVLNNRCEVFNGKIVEGRDKPIISALEYIREYLMRRIVTVLNVIERSEGLLTPKATELFEGIKRDATAYHVQWNGGDLYQVSGKPNHARVVNLAARTCSCRAWEITGMPCRHAVAAIWEKAANGGRRWKEVYSFRVNPINGRTLWTRVNAPTRITPPKHHTQVGRPKKLRKRSAVELEEMTQSGRLSKKHTKGACSKCKKTGHNSRTCKGQGEAVKTGKSGKSGNAGKKRKAAAK from the exons ATGAAAGCATATAGGGCTAAGTGCATAGCCAAGAAGCATGTCGAAGGAGACTATGCTGAACAGTATACAGTCTTGAGGGATTATGCTCATGAACTCATCCAACAAAATCCAGGTACAACTGTTAAGATTGAGGTTGATGCTAATCCAAATCCAGGGGATAATACCAGACAATTTAGAAGGATATATGTGTGTTTGGCTGCATTAAAGCAGAGGTTCAAAGAAATTGGAAGGGATTTCTTAGGTCTAGATGGTGCATTCATGAAAGGACCATTTCCAGGGCAACTGTTAAGTGCAGTGGGTGTTGACTGCAACAATGGGATATACCCTGTTTCTTATGCAATAGTGGAATCTGAAAACAAAGAGTCATGGACTTGGTTCTTAGAGATTTTAGGTGATGATCTTGGTTTAGGCACTTACTCAAATTTTACTTTCATAA GGATACTTCCTGCAATCTCAAAACTGTTTCCTTGTGTTGAGCATCGATACTGTCTTCGCCACATACATGAAAACATAAAAGTTACTTTCAAAGGAGATCTTTACAAGGAAAAGCTTTGGAAGTGTGCTTGTGCAACAACAGTCCCAGAATTAGGCATTGCTATGGATGAGTTGAAGGCTTTCAACAAGAAAGCTCACTTATGGTTGTCAAAGATTCCTCCTTTACATTGGTCAAGGGCTTATTTTTCAG GGAGGGCTGTGTCTGATATAGTGCTTAATAACAGGTGTGAGGTTTTCAATGGAAAGATAGTAGAAGGCAGGGACAAGCCTATCATATCAGCCCTTGAATACATAAGGGAGTATCTAATGAGGAGAATAGTAACTGTGTTGAACGTGATAGAGAGAAGTGAAGGCTTGCTTACACCCAAGGCAACAGAACTTTTTGAAGGGATCAAAAGAGATGCAACCGCTTACCATGTTCAGTGGAATGGGGGGGATTTGTATCAGGTTAGTGGAAAGCCAAATCATGCACGTGTAGTGAATTTGGCTGCAAGGACATGTAGTTGCAGAGCCTGGGAAATAACAG GAATGCCATGCAGACATGCTGTGGCTGCAATTTGGGAGAAAGCTGCTAATGGGGGCAGG AGGTGGAAAGAGGTGTACTCTTTTAGGGTGAACCCTATCAATGGTAGGACTTTATGGACAAGGGTAAATGCTCCTACAAGGATTACACCCCCAAAACATCACACCCAGGTTGGTAGACCCAAGAAATTAAGGAAAAGATCTGCTGTGGAGCTTGAAGAGATGACCCAATCAGGAAGGCTGTCCAAAAAGCACACTAAAGGTGCATGTTCAAAGTGTAAGAAGACTGGACATAATTCCAGGACTTGCAAGGGTCAAGGTGAAGCTGTCAAGACTGGCAAATCAGGGAAGAGTGGCAATGCAGGGAAGAAAAGGAAGGCAGCAGCAAAGTGA